The Bacillus carboniphilus genome contains a region encoding:
- a CDS encoding YuiA family protein, which produces MYLSSSPKNQCPYCSGKGYFQLLLGGSETCSKCQGTGVTDETSKITFC; this is translated from the coding sequence GTGTACTTATCATCATCACCAAAAAATCAATGTCCCTACTGTTCTGGAAAAGGATATTTTCAATTGCTACTAGGTGGATCAGAGACGTGCTCTAAATGTCAAGGAACTGGTGTGACTGACGAAACAAGTAAAATTACGTTTTGTTAA
- a CDS encoding NAD(P)/FAD-dependent oxidoreductase produces MKNLVIVGGGYGGMKVLSKLLPNQLPDNRSITLIDRNPYHCLKTEYYALAAGTVSDTTIRVPFPEHEQVESVYGNVKGIDLSNKQVHVEGQSNVHYDDLIIGLGCEDKYHGVPGAKEYTCSIQSIEKSRETYQQLNCLPAGAKVCIIGAGLSGVELASELRESRADLNIDLFDRGSRILSAFPKKLSSYVQRWFDDHQVNIVSNSNITKIEPNLVYNHDNPIHADVIVWTAGIQPNEIVRTLPVEIDEQGRVVLTKYHHLPEDEHVYVLGDCASLPHAPSAQLAEAQAEQIVTILMKKWNNEPLPNELPKFKLKGILGSLGKKHGFGLVGEQPLMGRVPRLLKSGVLWMYKYHNG; encoded by the coding sequence ATGAAGAATTTAGTCATTGTCGGTGGCGGCTATGGGGGAATGAAAGTTTTATCAAAATTACTTCCAAATCAATTACCCGATAATAGATCGATTACGTTAATAGATCGAAACCCATATCATTGCTTAAAGACTGAGTATTATGCGTTAGCAGCTGGAACAGTTTCTGATACAACCATTCGAGTTCCTTTTCCAGAGCATGAACAAGTTGAGTCTGTATATGGAAACGTTAAGGGAATCGATTTATCGAATAAACAAGTCCATGTAGAGGGGCAATCAAATGTTCATTATGATGACCTTATTATCGGCCTTGGATGTGAAGATAAATATCACGGGGTTCCGGGAGCTAAAGAATATACATGTAGCATACAATCAATTGAAAAGTCTCGTGAAACATACCAGCAACTTAATTGTTTACCAGCCGGTGCAAAGGTTTGCATTATTGGTGCAGGTTTAAGTGGAGTCGAACTTGCAAGTGAGTTACGTGAAAGTAGAGCTGATCTAAACATTGATTTATTTGATCGTGGATCACGAATCTTATCCGCTTTTCCAAAGAAATTGAGTTCCTATGTACAACGCTGGTTTGATGACCATCAAGTAAACATCGTTAGCAACTCTAATATTACGAAAATTGAACCAAATCTCGTCTATAACCATGATAACCCTATCCATGCTGACGTTATCGTCTGGACTGCGGGTATTCAGCCAAATGAAATCGTCCGAACACTTCCTGTTGAAATAGATGAGCAAGGAAGAGTGGTATTAACAAAGTATCACCATTTACCAGAAGACGAGCACGTTTATGTGCTGGGAGATTGTGCAAGTTTACCACATGCACCTAGTGCTCAACTTGCAGAGGCACAGGCTGAGCAAATTGTCACAATATTAATGAAAAAGTGGAATAATGAACCTCTTCCAAATGAGTTGCCAAAATTCAAATTAAAAGGGATCCTTGGTTCATTAGGAAAGAAACACGGCTTTGGCTTAGTAGGCGAACAACCATTAATGGGGCGAGTCCCTCGCCTATTAAAGTCCGGTGTGTTGTGGATGTATAAGTATCATAACGGATAG
- a CDS encoding YuzD family protein, which produces MANIEICVYGADVVCASCVNLPSAKDTFEWLQSALTRRFPNESINIRYIDINVPQSEEQKQIMCEKILNDEHFYPLVTVEDEVVDEGNPSLKKIITSLESYGYQQG; this is translated from the coding sequence ATGGCCAACATAGAAATTTGTGTTTACGGAGCAGATGTCGTCTGTGCAAGCTGCGTGAACTTACCATCAGCTAAAGATACTTTTGAATGGCTTCAGTCCGCCTTAACGAGAAGGTTCCCAAATGAATCAATAAACATAAGGTATATTGATATTAATGTGCCACAAAGTGAGGAACAGAAACAAATAATGTGTGAAAAAATACTCAATGATGAGCATTTTTATCCTTTAGTGACAGTTGAAGATGAAGTGGTCGATGAAGGAAACCCTAGCTTGAAAAAAATTATCACCAGTTTAGAAAGTTACGGTTATCAGCAGGGATAG
- the dapF gene encoding diaminopimelate epimerase: protein MKTIQFTKMHGLGNNYIYIDLFKQSLQGRDLSLLAQQLSCVKTGIGADGMILIAPSQVAPVKMRIFNKDGSEGKNCGNGLRCVAKYVYEHKIVTDNEFLIETLSGCVVAKVEEKEGTVISVTINMGKPIFENKKIPFNSSLERTIRKTISFNDQDYDVTILSMGNPHIIFYVDDILQAPVTTLGPIVEKDERFPEGVNVEFVEVVNEGEISFRVWERGSGVTEACGTGACAAVVSSVLNQFTNKNKETVVHLDGGDLFITWRNDGDVWMKGPAVTVCEGVFYINQEDSDV from the coding sequence ATGAAAACGATACAATTTACGAAAATGCATGGGCTCGGAAATAATTATATTTATATTGATTTGTTTAAACAATCATTACAAGGAAGAGATTTGTCGCTACTTGCTCAACAATTGTCTTGTGTGAAAACAGGAATTGGTGCAGATGGGATGATTTTAATAGCCCCATCCCAAGTAGCACCTGTAAAGATGAGAATATTTAATAAGGACGGATCTGAAGGGAAAAACTGTGGAAATGGACTTAGATGTGTTGCAAAATATGTGTATGAGCATAAAATAGTGACAGATAACGAATTTCTAATTGAAACCTTATCTGGTTGTGTTGTTGCAAAAGTTGAAGAAAAAGAGGGAACGGTAATATCTGTTACGATCAATATGGGAAAACCGATCTTTGAGAATAAAAAAATTCCCTTTAACTCATCATTAGAAAGAACGATTAGAAAAACAATTTCGTTTAATGATCAAGACTATGATGTGACAATATTATCTATGGGAAATCCTCATATTATTTTTTATGTTGATGATATTCTTCAAGCACCTGTGACGACTTTAGGGCCAATTGTTGAAAAGGATGAACGATTCCCAGAAGGAGTCAACGTTGAGTTTGTAGAAGTGGTAAATGAAGGAGAAATATCGTTTCGTGTTTGGGAAAGAGGTTCAGGGGTGACAGAGGCTTGTGGTACCGGTGCATGTGCAGCTGTGGTCTCATCCGTATTAAATCAGTTTACGAATAAAAATAAAGAAACAGTTGTTCATCTAGATGGAGGGGACTTATTCATTACATGGAGAAATGATGGTGACGTGTGGATGAAGGGACCAGCAGTGACGGTTTGTGAAGGTGTATTTTATATAAACCAAGAGGATTCAGATGTTTGA
- a CDS encoding DUF3997 domain-containing protein, with the protein MKKLLMILTIPIFLTGCAGLGDYQADLGENYQIFRSSADNVKITYNNDTENNSSYQNVIPEKVIAVNYNENCIIAKQVGMKRNEENPNSEYEVPDETDQNHWIVEKSTTAAIGPLNEEEYNLKLDELNLDLELKSVESFR; encoded by the coding sequence ATGAAAAAATTACTGATGATTTTGACTATACCTATCTTTTTAACAGGGTGTGCGGGACTTGGGGATTACCAAGCAGATTTAGGTGAAAACTATCAAATATTCAGATCAAGTGCAGATAATGTAAAGATTACATACAATAACGATACTGAAAACAATTCTTCATATCAAAATGTAATTCCCGAGAAAGTTATTGCAGTTAATTATAACGAGAACTGTATTATTGCAAAACAAGTTGGTATGAAAAGAAATGAAGAGAACCCTAATTCTGAATATGAAGTTCCAGATGAAACTGATCAGAATCATTGGATTGTGGAAAAGAGTACAACCGCAGCCATAGGTCCATTAAATGAAGAAGAATACAATTTGAAACTAGACGAACTGAATCTAGATTTAGAATTAAAATCTGTTGAATCATTCAGATGA
- a CDS encoding NifU family protein codes for MSTEVSMKEQVQEVLDKLRPFLLRDGGDCELVDVEDGIVKLRLLGACGSCPSSTITLKAGIERALLEEVPGVVEVEQVF; via the coding sequence ATGTCTACAGAAGTTTCAATGAAAGAGCAAGTTCAAGAAGTGCTTGATAAATTACGTCCATTCTTGCTACGTGATGGTGGAGATTGTGAGCTTGTTGATGTAGAGGATGGTATTGTAAAATTACGTCTTTTAGGTGCATGTGGAAGCTGCCCAAGTTCAACGATTACGTTAAAAGCAGGTATTGAGCGTGCATTACTTGAAGAAGTTCCTGGCGTTGTAGAAGTAGAACAAGTTTTTTGA
- a CDS encoding YuiB family protein produces MGLSLPQVLLSILIFLVLFFSIGFILNMLLRMSWIMAIIYPIVCIAIIDDDLRLIDYFRDLSGSINFLIEKSASLHMADITILISGFVGAILSGVVIKMLRKNGYQMF; encoded by the coding sequence TTGGGTCTTAGTTTACCACAGGTACTATTATCTATACTCATATTTTTAGTTTTGTTTTTTTCAATAGGTTTTATTTTAAATATGCTTCTTCGAATGTCTTGGATTATGGCCATCATTTATCCAATTGTTTGTATAGCCATTATAGATGATGACCTTAGATTGATTGATTATTTTAGAGACCTGAGCGGTTCAATCAATTTTTTAATAGAAAAATCGGCTTCATTACACATGGCGGATATTACTATACTGATTTCTGGTTTTGTAGGTGCCATCTTATCAGGGGTTGTGATTAAGATGCTACGAAAAAATGGATATCAGATGTTTTAA
- a CDS encoding HesB/IscA family protein, translating into MEEIVEITEAAAFQIKDMMKEHEEENPYLRVSVNGGGCSGLSYGMNFEIEKSEEDDELKQHGLSILVKKADQPILKGTTIDYKQSLMGGGFTIDNPNAIASCGCGSSFRTKTNAGTPEEC; encoded by the coding sequence ATGGAAGAAATAGTTGAAATTACGGAGGCTGCTGCTTTTCAAATAAAAGATATGATGAAAGAGCACGAAGAAGAGAACCCTTATTTACGTGTAAGTGTTAATGGTGGGGGATGTAGTGGTCTTTCATACGGTATGAATTTTGAGATTGAAAAAAGCGAAGAGGACGATGAATTGAAGCAGCATGGTTTATCGATCCTAGTTAAAAAAGCAGATCAACCTATTTTAAAAGGCACAACAATTGATTATAAACAATCGTTAATGGGGGGCGGTTTTACAATCGATAACCCTAATGCGATTGCTTCTTGTGGTTGCGGTTCTTCCTTTAGAACGAAGACCAATGCAGGAACACCTGAAGAATGTTAA
- a CDS encoding YuzB family protein: MKPIIEFCISNLANGSQKALEVLEKDPNLDIVEYGCLGYCGKCMESPFALVNGEFVSGTTSEELVDNIYIYLEENPMF; encoded by the coding sequence ATGAAGCCGATTATTGAATTTTGCATTAGTAACTTGGCAAACGGTTCACAAAAGGCTTTAGAAGTTTTGGAAAAAGATCCGAATTTAGATATTGTCGAATATGGGTGTTTAGGTTACTGCGGAAAATGTATGGAGAGCCCGTTTGCACTAGTAAATGGAGAATTCGTTTCTGGCACAACTTCTGAAGAACTAGTTGATAATATATATATTTATTTAGAAGAAAATCCCATGTTTTAA
- a CDS encoding divergent PAP2 family protein — protein sequence MNELLNFPLLSSLCAIFFAQFIKVPIQFVVSKKLDWSLLTSTGGMPSSHSAAVTALSTAIAIDHGFHSPIFAVAAIFSIITMFDATGVRRHAGEQATVLNKLVIDFNRFVEEAKIWPKIEEQEKQRRLKELLGHQPIEVFFGGLTGILLTLFLHYILST from the coding sequence ATGAATGAACTGTTAAACTTTCCTTTACTTTCTTCTTTATGCGCCATTTTTTTTGCTCAATTTATAAAAGTACCCATACAATTTGTCGTTAGCAAAAAATTAGATTGGTCACTTTTAACTAGTACAGGAGGAATGCCTAGTTCTCATTCCGCAGCAGTAACTGCCTTATCAACGGCTATCGCTATAGATCATGGCTTTCATTCTCCTATATTTGCAGTTGCTGCCATTTTTTCAATTATTACAATGTTTGATGCTACTGGTGTACGAAGACATGCGGGTGAACAAGCTACCGTACTTAATAAATTAGTAATTGATTTCAATCGTTTTGTAGAGGAAGCCAAAATATGGCCTAAAATAGAAGAACAAGAAAAACAAAGAAGGCTAAAAGAGCTTTTAGGTCACCAACCTATAGAGGTCTTTTTTGGAGGACTTACCGGAATTTTATTAACTCTTTTTTTACACTACATCCTATCTACATGA
- a CDS encoding zinc ribbon domain-containing protein, whose product MTCSNCGQIKGELTLSGRVFHCHCGFSSDRDWNASINIKNEGIRKLT is encoded by the coding sequence ATGACATGCTCAAATTGCGGTCAAATCAAGGGAGAATTGACGCTTTCTGGCCGAGTGTTCCATTGTCATTGTGGATTCTCGTCCGATCGTGATTGGAATGCCTCTATCAATATCAAAAACGAAGGTATTCGAAAGCTTACATAA
- a CDS encoding leucyl aminopeptidase, translated as MEFTVKKKEHLYEKKTLIVGVFKEDTSYNETILEMDRQMDGSLMDMIKDKDIRSDSKKVSTIHTLGKLPIKRIYFVGLGYKDQYSVDIAREAFGRVCQKVQGDGHQEVSVVLDTFIQSEIDEVKIAQLLGEAATLSTYRIVHYKKSETGEEVSNLKKVQVDTNGEHKAISANIKVGSLYGTGANKARTLVNMPGNILTPTKMAEEAISIAQQYGLQYDILEKDQMESLGMGALLAVNKGSEEPPKMIILKYQGKKNWEDVIALVGKGITFDTGGYSLKSKDSIVEMKTDMGGAASVLGAMEIIAQIKPEQNVLAVIPSTDNMISGGAMKPDDVITSMSGKTIEVLNTDAEGRLALADGITYAKQNGAKYIIDVATLTGGVVVALGNETTGTMTNDQELLQSVEKASENCGEPIWQLPIPPKHKERVCKSKVADLNNSPGRDGHAIFAAAFLQEFVEKTPWVHLDIAGTAMKKQADDLGPSGATGVMSRTLANFIENFSE; from the coding sequence ATGGAGTTCACAGTAAAAAAGAAAGAACATCTATATGAGAAAAAAACGTTAATAGTTGGAGTTTTCAAAGAAGATACGTCCTATAATGAAACAATCTTAGAAATGGATCGTCAAATGGATGGCTCCTTAATGGACATGATCAAAGATAAAGACATTCGTTCAGACTCAAAAAAAGTGAGTACAATACATACGCTAGGTAAGTTACCTATAAAAAGAATCTATTTTGTTGGGCTAGGATATAAAGATCAATACAGTGTTGATATAGCAAGAGAAGCTTTCGGACGGGTGTGTCAAAAGGTTCAAGGCGATGGACATCAAGAAGTTAGTGTTGTTTTAGATACCTTTATACAATCAGAAATTGATGAAGTGAAAATAGCGCAACTATTAGGGGAAGCTGCTACTCTTTCGACTTATCGCATTGTTCATTATAAGAAAAGTGAAACAGGTGAGGAAGTTTCAAACCTCAAAAAGGTACAAGTTGATACAAACGGTGAACATAAAGCAATATCAGCGAATATCAAGGTAGGGTCCTTATATGGAACAGGTGCGAATAAGGCACGTACGTTAGTAAATATGCCTGGTAATATTTTAACTCCTACAAAGATGGCAGAAGAAGCTATTTCGATTGCCCAACAGTATGGATTGCAATATGACATACTTGAAAAAGATCAAATGGAGTCTTTAGGAATGGGTGCTTTATTAGCTGTAAACAAAGGTTCTGAAGAGCCACCTAAAATGATAATACTTAAGTATCAAGGGAAGAAGAACTGGGAAGATGTTATTGCCCTTGTTGGGAAAGGAATTACTTTTGATACAGGTGGATATTCCTTGAAATCTAAAGACAGTATTGTTGAAATGAAAACAGATATGGGGGGAGCCGCATCTGTTTTAGGAGCAATGGAAATTATAGCGCAGATAAAACCTGAACAAAATGTGTTAGCGGTTATACCTTCAACAGATAACATGATTAGCGGTGGAGCAATGAAACCAGATGATGTCATCACTTCTATGTCTGGTAAAACAATTGAGGTATTAAATACAGATGCAGAAGGTCGATTAGCTCTAGCTGATGGAATTACCTATGCCAAGCAAAATGGAGCCAAGTATATAATAGATGTAGCAACTTTAACGGGAGGGGTTGTTGTTGCTCTTGGAAATGAGACCACAGGAACAATGACCAATGATCAAGAGTTACTCCAGTCTGTCGAAAAAGCATCTGAAAATTGCGGAGAGCCAATTTGGCAATTGCCTATACCTCCTAAACATAAAGAACGGGTATGTAAAAGTAAAGTAGCTGATTTAAACAATTCTCCTGGACGTGACGGTCACGCCATTTTTGCTGCTGCTTTCTTACAAGAATTTGTCGAGAAAACACCATGGGTTCATTTAGATATTGCAGGTACGGCTATGAAAAAACAAGCGGATGATTTAGGTCCAAGTGGAGCCACAGGTGTTATGTCAAGGACTCTTGCGAACTTCATTGAAAATTTTAGTGAATAA
- the thrB gene encoding homoserine kinase, with translation MMEIIVAGSTANLGPGFDSLGLAVNRFLKLRVRRSNEWSFIPLSDQVKSIPRGKDNLIFQAAHYVAGVYDFDLPSCQVEVSSNIPFTRGLGSSAAAIVAGIELANQLGNISLTNNEKLQLATSLEKHPDNVGASIYGGLVIGFFDGAETRVIHQKEIEVGMIAVIPPYELSTKDARLALPEKMIHKDAVKSSAASNLLVAALMQNDWQLAGEMMAQDLFHQPYRSSLIKEHAKVQKIVKEHQFYGATISGAGPCMIVFLQKDRVEEGLRILKMELSDSHIEELKVVVEGVSVRQQQI, from the coding sequence ATGATGGAAATTATCGTTGCAGGAAGCACGGCTAATTTAGGACCAGGGTTTGATTCATTGGGATTAGCGGTGAATCGTTTTTTAAAATTAAGAGTGAGAAGATCAAATGAATGGAGCTTCATACCTTTAAGCGATCAGGTAAAGAGTATTCCTAGAGGTAAAGATAATCTCATATTTCAAGCAGCACACTATGTCGCAGGTGTTTATGACTTTGATTTACCTAGTTGCCAAGTTGAAGTAAGCAGTAACATTCCATTTACAAGAGGCTTAGGAAGTAGTGCAGCGGCGATTGTAGCAGGAATTGAATTGGCCAATCAACTAGGTAATATATCTTTAACAAATAACGAAAAACTACAGCTTGCAACCAGTCTAGAAAAACATCCCGATAATGTGGGTGCCTCCATCTACGGAGGACTAGTCATCGGTTTTTTTGATGGAGCGGAAACGAGAGTGATTCATCAAAAAGAGATCGAGGTAGGAATGATCGCTGTTATCCCTCCCTATGAACTATCTACAAAAGACGCTCGCCTTGCTTTACCAGAAAAAATGATTCATAAAGATGCAGTAAAGAGTAGTGCCGCAAGCAACCTTCTAGTTGCAGCTCTCATGCAAAACGATTGGCAGCTAGCTGGTGAGATGATGGCTCAAGATTTATTTCATCAACCGTATCGTTCTTCTTTAATAAAAGAACATGCTAAGGTTCAAAAAATAGTTAAGGAACATCAATTTTATGGAGCTACCATCAGTGGTGCAGGTCCTTGTATGATAGTATTTTTGCAAAAAGATCGTGTGGAGGAAGGATTGCGAATTCTGAAAATGGAACTCTCGGATTCTCATATTGAAGAGCTGAAAGTTGTAGTGGAGGGTGTTTCTGTTAGACAACAACAAATATAG
- a CDS encoding cell wall-binding repeat-containing protein, whose translation MKKILTTVLATSLLLSITPRIEASEQPHIDEEEPNNTFETAIVANHSTNYVGKIDNLSEDIDMYKFSIPNDRNLDIGISVNNEEHNRIDPETKKIKFELFDENGTLIAKGVPDEREPIDLSIETLLKKGDYFIKVSSDLTSSDESINYIFDYYSYIPHSRISGEDRYETSVEISKEWPKEETKYAVLTTGEEYPDALAATPLAKKYNAPLLLSKEGEIPDVVVKELKRLGVKKVDIIGGEKALSSNIEKQLRDLDINFNRIAGKNRYETAIKVAEEVDPDPSEIVVATGEEFADALSIAPIAASQGMPVILTESDRVVEEVGLYISQKNIDKSYIIGGEKAINRSVAGHFPNRERIFGKDRYETNKQIINTFIEGIDPSIIHVATGNNFPDALSGSAFAAQNNHAILLTSDYVPTNDTISVVYSNYDNIKQLNILGGEQAVDKYVIYHLKYPWNF comes from the coding sequence ATGAAAAAAATATTAACAACTGTTTTAGCAACTTCTCTTCTATTAAGTATTACTCCTAGGATAGAAGCTAGTGAACAACCTCATATAGATGAGGAAGAACCAAATAATACATTTGAAACTGCTATTGTAGCAAACCATTCTACTAATTATGTGGGGAAGATTGACAACCTTAGCGAAGATATTGATATGTATAAATTCTCTATTCCAAATGATCGTAATTTAGATATAGGGATTAGCGTTAATAATGAAGAGCATAACAGAATAGATCCAGAGACTAAGAAAATAAAATTTGAGTTATTTGATGAAAATGGAACCCTTATAGCTAAAGGGGTGCCTGATGAACGTGAACCTATTGATCTTTCTATAGAGACATTATTAAAAAAGGGCGATTATTTTATCAAAGTGTCATCTGATCTAACAAGCAGTGATGAGTCGATAAATTATATTTTTGACTACTATTCGTATATTCCACACTCACGTATAAGTGGTGAAGACCGTTATGAAACATCTGTTGAAATATCTAAAGAGTGGCCAAAGGAAGAAACCAAGTATGCAGTGTTAACAACAGGAGAAGAGTATCCAGATGCTTTAGCGGCGACTCCTTTGGCGAAGAAATACAATGCTCCTTTATTATTATCGAAAGAAGGAGAAATTCCAGATGTTGTTGTTAAGGAGTTGAAAAGGTTAGGTGTAAAAAAGGTAGATATTATTGGTGGAGAAAAAGCGCTATCAAGCAATATAGAGAAACAATTAAGAGATTTAGATATTAATTTCAATAGAATTGCAGGTAAGAACAGGTATGAAACAGCTATTAAAGTTGCAGAAGAAGTGGATCCCGATCCATCTGAGATTGTAGTTGCAACAGGAGAAGAGTTTGCAGACGCGTTGTCCATAGCACCTATAGCAGCTAGTCAAGGAATGCCTGTTATTCTAACAGAATCAGATAGGGTTGTAGAAGAAGTTGGTCTTTATATCAGTCAAAAAAATATTGATAAGTCATATATTATCGGCGGAGAAAAAGCTATAAATAGATCAGTTGCTGGTCATTTTCCAAATCGTGAAAGAATATTTGGAAAAGACAGATATGAAACGAATAAACAGATTATTAATACTTTCATCGAAGGTATAGACCCATCTATTATTCATGTTGCCACAGGAAATAACTTTCCTGATGCTTTATCAGGTTCGGCTTTTGCAGCTCAAAATAATCATGCGATATTACTAACAAGTGATTATGTACCGACAAACGACACGATATCCGTAGTGTATTCAAATTATGATAACATTAAGCAACTAAATATATTAGGCGGAGAACAAGCAGTAGATAAATATGTTATCTATCATCTAAAATATCCATGGAATTTCTGA
- a CDS encoding aldehyde dehydrogenase, giving the protein METALETQSIETLIDEHVKRQKDYFRAGHTRSIEERVNQLQTLKELIKANEKEILNALKKDLNKSETEAYLTEIGILFEEIRFALKHIHQWTKPKKVKTARTHIGSKSYQVSEPYGVSLIISPWNYPFQLAIAPLIGAIAAGNTAIIKPSELTPNVSSIIARMINENFHPGYMYVIEGGIETNQQLLKQPFDYIFFTGSVPVGKIVMEAAGKQLIPVTLELGGKSPCIVHKDADIALAAKRIAFGKLTNAGQTCVAPDYLFVHEDIKESFINEYTSIVKKFYGDQPLEDEKYGRIVNSKHFKRVESYLNDGHILFGGRTNEAILKIEPTLMEPESLEVPVMQEEIFGPILPILTYQNIQEVIDTTSQYPKPLALYLFTKDSTIEDQVVENISYGGGCINDTIMHLASPYLPFGGVGESGIGSYHGEDSFHTFSHHKSILKQTNKMDLPFRYPNAKNSLAIIKRLMK; this is encoded by the coding sequence ATGGAAACAGCATTAGAAACACAAAGTATTGAAACACTTATTGACGAGCATGTAAAAAGACAAAAAGATTACTTTCGAGCAGGTCATACTCGCTCAATTGAAGAACGGGTCAACCAATTACAAACACTAAAAGAACTAATCAAAGCAAATGAAAAAGAGATTTTAAATGCTTTAAAAAAGGATTTAAACAAGTCAGAAACTGAAGCTTATTTAACTGAGATAGGCATTCTATTTGAAGAAATTCGTTTTGCTTTAAAACACATTCACCAATGGACGAAACCTAAAAAAGTAAAAACAGCTCGCACACATATCGGCTCAAAGAGCTACCAAGTTTCTGAGCCATATGGAGTTAGCCTAATCATCTCACCATGGAATTATCCATTTCAATTAGCCATTGCACCTTTAATTGGAGCCATAGCCGCTGGGAATACAGCCATTATTAAACCTTCAGAATTAACCCCTAATGTTTCTTCTATTATAGCAAGAATGATAAATGAAAATTTTCACCCAGGATATATGTATGTCATTGAAGGTGGAATTGAAACGAACCAGCAATTACTAAAGCAACCGTTTGACTATATCTTTTTTACAGGAAGCGTTCCGGTCGGAAAGATCGTGATGGAAGCGGCGGGAAAACAATTAATTCCGGTTACGTTGGAGCTAGGAGGCAAAAGCCCTTGTATTGTTCATAAAGATGCAGATATTGCTTTAGCTGCTAAACGTATCGCTTTTGGAAAACTAACGAATGCAGGACAAACATGTGTTGCGCCCGACTACCTTTTTGTGCATGAAGACATTAAGGAAAGTTTTATTAATGAATATACTTCTATTGTTAAAAAGTTTTATGGAGATCAACCATTAGAGGATGAGAAATACGGAAGAATCGTAAATTCAAAACATTTCAAGCGCGTTGAGAGCTATTTAAATGATGGCCATATCCTCTTTGGAGGTCGCACAAATGAAGCAATATTAAAGATTGAACCTACTTTAATGGAACCAGAAAGCTTGGAAGTACCTGTGATGCAGGAAGAGATTTTCGGCCCTATTTTACCAATCCTAACCTATCAAAATATACAAGAAGTGATAGACACGACTAGTCAATACCCTAAACCACTTGCACTTTATTTATTTACAAAAGACTCAACAATTGAAGATCAAGTAGTAGAGAACATTTCATATGGCGGGGGATGTATTAACGATACAATCATGCACTTAGCCTCTCCTTATTTACCTTTTGGTGGAGTTGGAGAAAGTGGAATTGGGAGCTATCATGGAGAAGATAGTTTTCATACGTTTTCACATCATAAAAGCATCCTAAAACAAACGAATAAGATGGACCTTCCTTTTCGCTACCCAAATGCTAAAAACAGCCTAGCTATTATTAAGCGACTCATGAAGTAA